A single Acidobacteriota bacterium DNA region contains:
- a CDS encoding nuclear transport factor 2 family protein, producing the protein MSTVKTENAIRRRQRQALECCRQFLRHAENRDVRILSLLSPRVTLLGSSPDEVAVGFEAVRSFFLRDFSQVTGPVKLQESLCHAESPSPASATVIFLIALTATINGVPVEVREMRTSFVLSREAGAWSIEHIHNSVPDPRTGVGESLPLREADETRKSLDALVEERTRHLENQVRELEQTNRALLESLDESVRQRGLLPVCAGCKKFRVRDDYWETMEEFLERRTPFKFTHGLCPECVDTFFSGEKANGAARVNGKPDV; encoded by the coding sequence ATGAGCACCGTGAAAACCGAAAACGCCATCCGCCGGAGACAGCGCCAGGCCCTCGAGTGTTGCCGGCAGTTTCTCCGCCACGCCGAAAACCGGGACGTTCGGATCCTCTCCCTGCTCTCGCCCCGCGTCACCCTCCTGGGGTCTTCCCCGGACGAGGTCGCCGTCGGTTTCGAAGCGGTTCGCTCCTTTTTCCTGCGCGACTTCAGCCAGGTCACCGGGCCCGTGAAGCTCCAGGAATCCCTCTGCCACGCGGAAAGCCCCTCCCCCGCCTCGGCGACGGTCATCTTCCTGATCGCGCTGACGGCGACGATCAACGGGGTCCCCGTCGAGGTCCGGGAGATGCGGACGAGCTTCGTCCTGTCCAGGGAGGCCGGGGCGTGGTCCATCGAGCACATTCACAACTCGGTCCCGGACCCGCGCACGGGCGTGGGGGAAAGCCTCCCGCTCCGGGAGGCGGATGAGACGCGGAAGAGCCTCGACGCCCTCGTGGAGGAGCGGACCCGGCATCTCGAGAACCAGGTCCGGGAACTGGAGCAGACCAACCGCGCCCTGCTGGAGTCCCTGGACGAGAGCGTGCGGCAGCGGGGCCTGCTGCCGGTCTGCGCGGGGTGCAAGAAGTTCCGTGTCCGGGACGATTACTGGGAGACCATGGAAGAGTTCCTCGAGCGGCGGACCCCCTTCAAGTTCACCCACGGGCTCTGCCCGGAGTGCGTGGACACCTTCTTCTCCGGTGAAAAGGCGAACGGGGCGGCCCGGGTGAACGGGAAGCCCGACGTCTAG